From a single Rutidosis leptorrhynchoides isolate AG116_Rl617_1_P2 chromosome 5, CSIRO_AGI_Rlap_v1, whole genome shotgun sequence genomic region:
- the LOC139850484 gene encoding protein SCO1 homolog 2, mitochondrial-like produces MSLFRFLLFSIGKKSIAAPFPPKRFVTQKMRFHSSSYLKSPKPLLEQTGHRSQTRPASSKWKSYLITTTVLGGIGSGLLYLHLNDEKRAIRKGQCTNDGCGSRNGPVIGGPFRLIDTNGRLVTEEDLSGDWILLHFGYTSSPDVGPAELAKLAKAVTTLTSPDSKQSMKIRPVFVTLDPQRDTPSHLRAYLKEFDERIMGLTGPVGSIKEMAHAYRVFFKKVEEDGDDYLVESSHNMYLINPNSQIVRTFGVEYNAEQLSEEIRKELNKTKV; encoded by the exons ATGTCTCTCTTTAGGTTTCTTTTGTTCTCAATCGGAAAGAAGTCCATAGCTGCTCCTTTTCCCCCAAAAAG GTTTGTCACACAGAAGATGAGGTTTCATTCTTCAAGCTACTTGAAATCGCCGAAACCGTTATTGGAACAGACCGGGCATCGTTCGCAGACTCGGCCTGCATCCTCAAAATGGAAATCTTATCTCATT ACAACTACTGTTTTAGGTGGAATTGGGAGTGGACTTCTTTATCTTCATTTGAATGATGAAAAAAGAGCTATTAGAAAAG GACAATGTACAAATGATGGATGTGGTTCACGAAACGGTCCAGTAATTGGTGGGCCGTTCAGATTGATTGATACAAATGGTCGATTAGTTACAGAAGAGGACCTTAGCGGAGACTGGATACTTTTACACTTTGGTTACACTTCGTCCCCTGATGTGGGGCCAGCAGAACTTGCGAAACTTGCCAAGGCTGTGACTACATTAACTTCCCCTGACTCAAAGCAGAGTATGAAGATTCGACCCGTTTTTGTTACACTCGATCCGCAGCGTGACACTCCATCTCACCTTCGTGCCTATCTCAAAG AATTTGATGAGAGGATAATGGGCCTAACTGGGCCTGTAGGTTCTATTAAAGAAATGGCACATGCATACAGAGTGTTCTTTAAAAAGGTTGAAGAAGATGGGGATGATTATCTCGTCGAATCTTCACACAACAT GTATCTGATAAATCCAAATTCACAAATTGTAAGAACATTTGGGGTTGAGTATAACGCAGAGCAACTATCTGAAGAGATCCGCAAAGAATTGAACAAAACAAAAGTGTAA
- the LOC139848109 gene encoding probable mitochondrial adenine nucleotide transporter BTL3 has protein sequence MRGVELWMRDFVASPGSQAAAATNFIIGGLFLESGNNVNLSSIKSFVSIQNTSSGDRSVGVVSCSLRRRRSRRRHGGVGFLSVTVSVKDGGSDEVFVDEKLIESDDVKVEKQGGALNTTKHLWAGAVAAMVSRTFVAPLERLKLEYMVRGEQKHLFELIQSIAASQGIKGFWKGNFVNILRTAPFKAINFYAYDKYRSELLKITGNKETSHYERFIAGAAAGITATILCIPMDTIRTKMVAPGGEALGGVIGAFRHMIQTEGFFSLYKGLLPSIISMAPSGAVFYGIYDILKSNYLRSERGKKRLQNMKDSEQELNAFEQMELGTVRTLIYGAIAGCCAEAATYPFEVVRRQLQMQIRANKMSAMATFLKIVEQGGVPALYAGLTPSLLQVLPSAAISYFVYELMKIVLKVESE, from the exons ATGAGAGGAGTTGAATTATGGATGCGAGATTTTGTGGCATCACCGGGATCACAGGCAGCAGCAGCAACTAATTTTATAATCGGTGGATTGTTTCTAGAATcaggtaataatgttaatctttCTTCTATTAAATCCTTTGTTTCTATACAAAACACTAGTAGTGGTGATAGATCCGTCGGAGTTGTTTCGTGTTCATTGAGACGCCGGAGGAGTCGCCGGAGACACGGTGGAGTTGGGTTTTTGTCGGTGACGGTGTCGGTAAAAGACGGCGGTAGCGATGAAGTATTTGTTGATGAGAAATTAATAGAGAGTGATGATGTTAAGGTAGAAAAACAAGGGGGTGCTTTGAATACTACAAAACATCTTTGGGCTGGAGCTGTAGCTGCTATGGTTTCAAG AACTTTTGTTGCACCGCTTGAGAGACTGAAGCTTGAATATATGGTACGTGGAGAACAAAAGCATCTTTTTGAACTTATTCAGTCAATTGCAGCCTCTCAAGGGATAAAAGGGTTTTGGAAAGGAAATTTTGTGAATATTCTTAGAACGGCTCCATTTAAGGCCATCAACTTTTATGCTTACGATAAATACAGAAGTGAATTGCTTAAAATAACCGGAAATAAAGAGACAAGTCACTATGAAAGATTTATTGCTGGTGCTGCTGCAGGAATTACTGCTACAATACTCTGCATACCCATGGACACT ATTAGAACAAAAATGGTGGCACCTGGTGGAGAAGCATTAGGAGGTGTAATCGGCGCCTTTCGTCACATGATCCAAACCGAAGGATTTTTTTCACTATACAAAGGCTTATTACCATCAATTATAAGCATGGCACCATCAGGAGCCGTGTTTTACGGAATTTACGATATATTAAAATCAAATTATCTGCGTTCAGAGAGAGGAAAAAAAAGGCTTCAAAATATGAAGGATTCTGAACAGGAACTAAACGCTTTTGAGCAAATGGAATTGGGTACAGTTAGAACGTTAATATACGGTGCGATTGCTGGATGTTGTGCTGAAGCTGCTACGTATCCATTTGAAGTTGTTAGACGACAACTTCAAATGCAAATTCGTGCCAACAAAATGAGTGCGATGGCGACTTTTTTGAAGATTGTTGAACAAGGTGGTGTCCCGGCTTTGTATGCAGGATTGACTCCTAGTTTATTACAG GTGCTACCATCAGCTGCAATAAGTTACTTTGTTTATGAACTTATGAAGATAGTTCTCAAAGTTGAATCAGAGTAG